The Salvelinus alpinus chromosome 28, SLU_Salpinus.1, whole genome shotgun sequence genome includes a window with the following:
- the LOC139557521 gene encoding putative nuclease HARBI1: MKAQNCVFLSALTMACPFVRDVVDEEALVLRRAFRRERVFRDRLDPLAFPDDHLYERYRFSADGIRYLCRLLGPRIKHRTARSHALSVEQMVCVALRFFASGAFLYSVGDAEQLNKATICSTIRSVCLAIKALADVFISFPGHRRLCDIKEEFYRIAGFPNVIGAVDCTHIRIKAPSGAHEADFVNRKSFHSINVQMVCNADCVISNVVAKWPGSVHDSRIFRASEIYQCLSQGEFSGVLLGDRGYGCQPFLLTPFTDPQEAQQAYNHAHARTRARVEMTFGLLKARFHCLHKLRVSPVRACDITVACAVLHNVACLRKERAPRVPPAMDWDNPAIFPDDDSGRLLRDQYVLNYFS; this comes from the exons atgaaggcccaaaattgtgtgttcctttctgctctgacaatggcatgcccattcgtgcgagatgtggtggatgaagaagcacttgtgctgaggagagccttcaggcgagaaagggtcttcagggaccggttggacccactggccttccctgatgaccatctatatgaaagatacaggttttctgcagatggcatcaggtatctatgcagactactgggtcccaggattaagcaccgcactgcacggagccatgcactgagtgtggagcaaatggtttgtgtggccttgcgcttttttgctagtggagccttcctgtactcagtgggggatgcagaacagctgaacaaggccacaatttgcagcacaataaggagtgtgtgtctggctatcaaagcattagcagatgtcttcatctccttccctggccacagaagactctgtgacatcaaagaggagttctataggattgcag gtttccccaatgtcattggtgcagtggactgcacacacataaggataaaagccccctcaggtgcccatgaggccgattttgtgaataggaaatcctttcacagcattaatgttcag atggtctgcaatgctgactgtgtgatcagcaatgttgtggcaaaatggcctggctcagtccatgactccagaatctttcgggcctctgaaatctatcagtgcctatcacaag gtgaattctctggtgtgttgctgggagacagggggtatggctgccagccttttctcctgacacctttcacagacccccaggaagcacagcaggcctacaaccatgcccatgccaggaccagggccagagttgaaatgacctttggcctcctgaaggcacgctttcactgccttcacaaattaagggtcagccctgttagggcatgtgatattactgtggcttgtgctgtcctccacaatgtggcctgcctgaggaaggagagggcccccagagtgccaccagccatggactgggacaatccggcaatcttccctgatgacgacagtggtcggctgctgagggaccaatatgtgttgaattattttagttag
- the LOC139557522 gene encoding myb/SANT-like DNA-binding domain-containing protein 4 isoform X2 → MATRAAYFSPSEAQILMEAYEEVKDIIKKKGNTATVIKQREKAWQSIADRLNALNMNGPKRTWQQVKIKYKNILQNAVKKNTHRQGTGGGSPKADLTPAEDMALELNKGRPVLEGIPGGKETSIGSSQDATRFIQVSGSTVFLLEPPAQAPDDADPGEGPSAAATAHDGDDDEEETISLDSRRHEDPDAIQWENQPGNISSQAIRKLYGNHLRRQIELADIDIQYKKKKMENLALESEIKKRTIRKLDLEIKKLERELQEDDTAQNKN, encoded by the exons atggcaactagagccgcgtacttttccccgtcggaagcacaaatcctcatggaggcatacgaggaggtaaaagatataattaagaagaaaggcaacaccgccacagtgataaagcaaagagaaaaagcgtggcaaagtattgcagaccgcctgaatgc attaaacatgaacgggccaaaacggacatggcagcaggtcaaaatcaaatacaagaacattctgcagaatg cagtgaaaaagaatacccacagacaaggcacgggtggtgggtcaccaaaggctgaccttaccccagcagaggacatggccttggagctaaataaaggcaggcccgtcttagaggggatccctggggggaaagagacgagcataggttcctcccaagatgccacccgcttcattcaag tgtctggcagcactgtgttcctgttagagccaccagcacaagcaccagacgatgctgatcca ggtgaaggccccagtgcagcagcaacagcacatgatggagacgatgatgaggaggagaccatctctctggattccagaaggcatgag gacccagatgctatacagtgggaaaaccagcctggcaacata agctcacaagctatcagaaagttgtatggcaaccacctccggcgccaaatagaactggcagacatagacattcagtacaagaagaaaaagatggaaaatcttgcactggagtccgaaataaaaaagaggacaattaggaaactggaccttgaaataaaaaaacttgagagggag ctccaagaagatgacacagctcaaaataaaaattag